The genomic window CTGGTAAAAAGATTCATTAAAAACGGAATGTTTGAAGGAGAACCTGAAAGAGATTTTTACGGAAACTTTTCAGTTCCATTCAAAACTATCGGGAAACTGATTGTTCCAGATGATGCGGAAATCAAGATTAATAATAGAGCAAGAAGTGCCAAATTAAGAGTTGCAGAAAAGCTATAATATATATTAAGGTAGGAAATAATGAAAAGTGGCGTATTTAGCATATTAAAAGCAAGATTCCTGATTCATGAAGATGCAGTAAAAAATTGGCGATTTATTGTCTTTATAATTCTGCTGGCCATCTTGATGATCGCCAATACACAGCGATACGAGCAGAAGGTTTTTGAAATCGCGAAATTAAATAATGAAGTAAAAGAACTACGATCTGAATTTGTTGATCGACGTTCAGAATTGATGAAGTTAAAAATGGAGTCAACCATTTCGGATAAAATGTTAGAAAAACAAATTTTCCCGTCGACGGTTCCTCCAGTAAAAATAGAAGTTACAAAAGAAGAAGAAAAAAGTTTCTTTAAAAGAATATGGCAGTAGAAGATAAACATATATCCTACAGAATTTACCTCGTAGCAGTTTTCATCTTTTTGATGGCAATTGCTATTGTTGTTAAATTAACCAATATTCAATGGGTTGAAGGGGATTATTACAGAAAACTGGCAAAACAGCGTACCGTAAGAAACTTTGTAATTCCTGCCAATAAAGGAAATATTTATTCTGCCGACGGAAGTTTGCTGGCAACATCAATTCCGAATTATGAAATTCGTTTTGATGCCAAAACGCCGAAAAAAGAAACGTTTGAGAAGTATGTAAAACCATTATCAGATTCTCTGGCGACAGTTTTAGATAAGTCAAGCAGTTATTTCCAGAAAGAATTGCGAAAAGCACGCGAAAATAAAAATCGCTATTACTTGATTGCCCGCAATTTGAGTTATACTGAATATGTGAAAATTAAAGGTTTTCCATTATTCAATTTAGGAGCTTTCAAAGGTGGAATTATAGTTGAGCAAGAAACAGTTAGAAAACACCCAATTGGGAAAATTGCAGAAAGAACAATTGGTTACGACCGTATTGATCCTGCAACTGGAGTAGAAGTTGGAAAAGGAATTGAATGGGCTTTTAAAAGTTATCTGAACGGAAAAGACGGTAAAATTTTAAAGCAGAAAATTGCAAAAGGACAGTGGAAACCAATTCGTGATGTAAACGAAGTAGATCCAATTGATGGTTACGATGTGATCTCGACTATAGATGTTTTCATTCAAGATATTGCGCACCACGCTTTATTGAAACAATTGGAAGATTACGAAGCAGATCACGGTTGTGTCGTAGTAATGGAAACGGAAACAGGATACATAAAAGCGATTTCAAATTTAGGAAGAGCTGAAGATGGTTCTTATTATGAAACCACAAATTATGCAGTTGCTGAATCTCACGAGCCGGGATCGACTTTTAAATTGGTTGATTTAATGGCGATTTTAGAAGATAAAGTAGCTGATACGAGTACAGTTTACGATAGTCATGGAGGAGAAATCAGATATTATGGACGAGCTGTTCGTGATTCGCATAAAGGCGGTTACGGGAAAGTTACATTAGCACGCGGATTTGAGCTTTCGTCAAATACGGTAATGGTACAAGCAGTCTATGATAATTACAAAAGTAACCCGCGTAAGTTTGTAAATCATATTAATGATTTAGGTTTAAATAAGCCATTAGGATTGCATTTTAAAGGAGAAGGAAGACCTTATGTTCCACAGCCTGGAGACAAACATTGGTCGGGAACTACGCTTCCGTGGATGGCTTTTGGATATAACGTTTCGGTTACGCCAATGCAGACTTTGACATTATATAATGCAGTTGCAAACAATGGAGTAATGGTAAAGCCACAATTTGTATCAGAAATTAAAGAATGGAACAAAACCATTAAAAAGTTTGATACAGAAGTAATGAATCCAAAGGTTTGTTCGCCAGAAACACTTAAAAAAGTAAAAGCGGTTTTGGCGAATGTGGTAAAGAAAGGAACAGGTTCTAAGTTGTATTCAAAAGATTTTTCGATGGCAGGAAAAACAGGAACGGCTATGGTGAATTATGGTAATGCAGGAAGAGAAGGAATGTATTACGCTTCTTCTTTTGCAGGCTATTTTCCGGCAGATCATCCTAAATATTCTTGTATCGTAGTGGTTCATAAACCAAATACATCTAGAAATAACTATTACGGAGCAGATGTTGCTGGGCCAGTTTTTAAAAGAATTGCTCAAAAGATTTTTACAGATGCGCCTTCGACAAATAAAATTAAAAAATTAGATTCTAGAATTCCAAAACAGGATGCTAGTTATGATAAATACACGGCTGAAGCTAATAAAAAGCTTAATCAGATTCCTAATTTGAAAGGAATGCCAGGAATGGACGCGATTGCTTTGCTGGAGAATTTAGGTTTGAAAGTAAAAGTAAATGGAATGGGGAAAGTAAAAAATCAATCGATTCAAGCTGGAACCAGTATTAGCAAAAACACAACAATTGTATTAGAATTATCGTGAAAGTATTAAAAGACATATTATATAAAGTAGCTATTGAATCTGTAAAAGGTTCAACAGATATTGCTATTTCTAAAATTGAATTTGATTCACGTAAGGTTGAAACAAATGATGTTTTTGTTGCGATCAGAGGTTCGCTTTCAGATGGACATGATTACATAGAGAAAGCAATTCAGCTAGGAGCAAAAGCAATTATTTGCGATACGCTTCCAGTAAATACGGCCAATGAGGTAACTTATATTCAAGTAAAAGATACCAATACAGCTTTGGCTTTTATGGCGGCTAATTATTTTGGAGATCCATCTTCAAAACTAAAATTAGTTGGCGTAACAGGAACAAACGGAAAAACAACAATTGCTTCATTATTGTTTCAGTTGTTTCAAAAGGCAGGCTTTAAGGTTGGTTTATTATCAACTGTAAAAATCGTAGTAGATAAAACAGAATATCCTGCAACACATACAACACCAGATTCTTTGACTATTAATCATTATTTAAATGAAATGGTTGGAGCTGGAGTTACGCATTGTTTTATGGAGGTTAGTTCGCATGGAATTCACCAGAAGCGTACAGAAGCTTTGCATTTTGTGGGCGGAATTTTCACGAATCTTTCTCACGATCATTTAGATTATCATCCAACATTTGCAGAATACAGAGATGTTAAGAAGTCATTTTTCGATTCACTTCCAAAATCAGCTTTTGTTTTATCGAACATTGATGATAAAAATGGTTCTGTAATGTTGCAGAATACAGTGGCTAAAAAACTGACTTATGCTTTGAAATCTTATGCAGATTATAGAGCTCAGATTTTAGAAAGCCAATTGTCTGGATTATTATTAAAAATCAATGACAATGAGGTTTGGGTAAAACTGATTGGTACTTTCAATGCATACAATGTTTTAGCGATTTACGGAACTGCTGTAGAGCTAGGGATTGATAGTCTAGAAGCGTTGCGTTTACTGTCTGATTTAGAGAGTGTTTCGGGGCGTTTTCAATATATTGTTTCAGATGACGGAATTACTGCTGTTGTAGATTATGCACATACGCCAGATGCATTGGAAAATGTTTTAAAAACGATAAATGATATTCGTACTAAAAACGAGCAATTGATTACTGTAGTTGGTTGTGGAGGAAATCGTGATAAAACGAAACGCCCGATAATGGCAAAGATTGCTTCGGATATGAGTGATAAAGCAGTTTTGACTTCAGATAATCCAAGAAATGAAGATCCAGAAGTTATTTTGGATGAAATGGAACAGGGAGTTGAACCGCACAACTATAAAAAAATGCTGCGAATTACAGATAGAAAACAGGCAATTAAAACAGCTTGTCAACTGGCTCAGCCTAAAGATATCATTCTAATTGCAGGAAAAGGGCATGAAACGTATCAGGAAATAAATGGTGTTCGCCATCATTTTGACGATATGGAAACGGTAAAAGAAATTTTAGAACAACTAAATAAATAACAAAAAGAAAATTCCAAATTCCAAATCCCAATAAAATTGGATTTTGGGTTTTAAAAAATTGGAATTTAATTCGAGATTGGAATTTAAAAAAATAAGAAAATATGCTGTACTATTTATTTGAATATTTTGATAAAACATTGGACATTCCTGGAACAGGAGTTTTCCAGTATATCACATTTAGGTCAGCTTTGGCATTTATGCTTTCGTTGCTTCTGTCGACTATTTATGGTAAAAGAGTAATTAACTTTTTGCGCCGTCAGCAAGTGGGAGAAACAGTTCGAGAACTTGGTCTTGCTGGTCAGAATGAAAAAGCTGGTACGCCAACAATGGGTGGATTGATCATCATTTTGGCTACTCTTATTCCAGTTTTGTTATTTGCAAGATTGCATAACATTTATATCGTATTGCTTATTGTGACTACGTTGTGGATGGGAAGTATCGGTTTTGTGGATGATTATATTAAAATATTCAAAAAAGATAAACAAGGATTAAAAGGTATTTTTAAAGTAATTGGTCAAGTTGGTCTTGGAATCATTGTTGGGGCAGTACTTTATTTTAATCCGGCAGTTACAGTAAGAACAGACACAGGCCGTGCAGATATTTTTAAAACAGCTGCAAATTCAACAGTTGTTGTTCCTGCTGGTGTTGAAGAAAAGTCTACAGCAACCACAATTCCTTTCGTGAAAAACAACGAATTTGACTATGCTGAAGTTTTGTCTTTCATGGGTGATGGATATGAAAAATGGGCTTGGCTAGTATTTATTCCAGTAGTAATTTTTATTATCACAGCAGTTTCAAACGGAGCAAATTTAACAGATGGTATCGATGGACTGGCCGCAGGGACCTCCGCAATATCCGTCCTCGCGCTCGGGATTTTTACATTTGTTTCAGGTAATATTATTTTCTCAAATTATCTTAACATTATGTATATCCCAAATTCGGGAGAAATGACGGTTTTTATTTCTGCCTTTGTTGGTGCTCTAATCGGATTTCTTTGGTACAACTCATATCCAGCATCGGTTTTTATGGGAGACACAGGAAGTTTGACTATTGGAGGAATCATTGCGGTATTGGCAATTGCAGTTCGAAAAGAAATATTGATTGTTTTATTCTGTGGGATTTTCTTAGCAGAAAGTGCTTCAGTAATTATTCAGGTAACTTATTTTAAATATACGAAGAAGCGTTTCGGAGAAGGACGAAGAATTTTCCTGATGTCGCCACTTCATCATCATTATCAGAAAAAGGGATATCACGAAAGTAAAATCGTAACCCGTTTCTGGATTGTTGCCGTAATGTTAGCCATATTGTCAATCATTACCCTAAAATTAAGATAAATGAGATTAGTAGTTTTAGGTGGAGGAGAAAGCGGGGTAGGAACCGCGATCCTCGGTAAGAAACAAGGGTATGAGGTTTTTGTATCCGATTTTGGAAAGATTAAAGAGAGTTACAAAGAAGTTCTTATCATTAATAAAATTGCTTGGGAAGAGGAGCAGCATACTGAAGATTTAATTCTTAATGCTGATGTGGTGATGAAGAGTCCTGGAATTCCTGATAAATCTCCGATAGTAAAAAAACTAATTGCAGCTGGAGTTAAAGTGATTTCTGAAATTGAATTTGCATTTCCTTACACAGAGGCAATGACCATCGGGATTACGGGAAGTAATGGTAAAACGACCACCACAATGCTTACACATCATTTGCTAAAGTATGCAGGACTGAATGTAGGATTGGGAGGGAATATTGGAAAAAGCTTCGCCTGGCAGGTGGCTGAAAATAAGTTTGATGCATACGTTCTTGAATTAAGCAGTTTTCAGTTAGACGGAATAATAGATTACAGACCCGATATTGCGATAATAACCAATATAAGTCCGGACCATTTAGATCGATACGAATATAAATATGAAAATTATATCAATTCGAAGTTCCGAATAACAATGAACCAGACTGAGAATGACTATCTCATTTACGATGCAGATGATGAAGCAAGCACAGAATGGTTAAAGAAGAACAAAACAAAAGCAAAACTAATTCCTTTTTCATTGACGAAAAAATTTGATGAAGGGGCTTCTATAAATAACAACAAAATGGAAATAAAGATCAACCAAGAAGAGTTTACAATGGATACAGAACACATTGCGTTAGAAGGAAAACATAATATGAAAAACGCCATGGCAGCAAGCTCTGTAGCTAAATTGATGCAAATTAGAAATGCAACGATTCGTGAAAGTCTATCTAATTTCCAAGGTGTTGAGCACCGTTTAGAAAAAGTATTAAAAATACAGAACGTTCAATATATCAATGATTCAAAAGCAACAAACGTAAACGCTACTTTCTTTGCTTTGGATAGTATGAATGCACCAACAGTTTGGATTGTTGGAGGTGTTGATAAAGGAAACGATTACAACGAATTAATGTCTTTAGTACGTGAAAAAGTAAAAGCAATTATCTGTCTTGGAATCGATAACCGTAAAATTATCGATGCTTTTGGAAACGTTGTAGATATTATGGTTGAAGTAAATAATATGAATGATGCAGTAAAAACTGCTCAAAGATTAACAGAAAAAGGCGATGTGGTTTTATTGTCTCCAGCCTGCGCGAGTTTCGATTTATTCGAAAACTACGAAGACCGTGGAAAACAATTTAAACAAGCAGTGCATAATTTATAATTTTAGATTTTAGAGTTCAGATTTTAGATTGTTCTCAATCTTTGAACTCAAATTAAGTTCTTTTTGATTATGACGACGGATGAAATGAAAATGAGAACAAAAAAGTTCTCTTTAATGATAATTGAATTGGCTGAAAAAATGCCAAATACAAATGTGATTAGATCAATAACTAATCAGATAGTAAGAAGTGGAACATCTGTTGGGGCAAATTATAGAGCAGTTTGTCGAGCCAGAAGCGATAGAGAATTTGTTGCTAAAATGAATATTGTTTTAGAAGAAGCAGATGAAACTTTGTTTTGGTTAGAAATTATAAAAGAAAAAATGTGGATTGCAAAATCTGAATTTGAAGCAATTTGGAAAGAAGGAAATGAGTTAACAGCCATTTTTGTAAGCAGTTTAAAAACAGTAAATAACAGAATCAATAATAAAAATTAGTTTAAAGGTTTAGTGGGGAAAAATCTAAAATCTAAACTCTAAAATCTAAAATATGAAGGAGCTAGTTAACAAACTAAAAGGAGATAGAGTAATATGGTCATTTGTGGCTTTATTGGCTTTGTTTTCGTTTATGCCTGTTTTTAGTGCAAGTAGTAATCTGGCGTATATAGGTCATGGAACTGGGAATACATTGGGGTATTTGGTAAAACATCTGGCTCACGTTTGTATCGGTTTCTTGATTATTTACTGGGTTCATAAAGTGCCATATCATTATTTTAGAGCAATTTCAAAAATTGCGCTTCCAGTGGTTTGGCTATTATTGCTGTACACCTTATTGAAAGGAACAGTAATCGCGGGAGCAAATGCGAGCCGTTGGATTCAGGTGCCGTTCATTGGAATTACGTTTCAAACTTCGACGTTAGCGGCAAGCGTATTGTTTATTTACGTTGCGCGTTATTTGTCGAAAACCAAAGAAGAAAACGAGCCGTTTCAAACCTCGTTTATTCAGCTTTGGGTTCCGGTATTTATCACTTTGGCATTAATATTACCAGCCAACTTTTCGACCACAGCGTTGATATTTTCAATGGTAATGATGCTTACGTTTATTGGTAAATATCCATTAAAATATATTGCTTTTATCATAGGATCGGGAGTTGCAATGTTGGCTTTTTTCCTTTTGGTGGCAAAAGCATTTCCAGATTCAAGATTTTTCAGTAGGGTTTCAACGTGGGAAAGTCGTATTATGAACTTTACAACCGATAAACCAGACGAAGATGATTATCAGATTGAAAAAGCAAAAATTGCAATCGCATCAGGTAGATTGGGCGGATTAGGGCCAGGAAAAAGTGTTCAGAAAAATTTCTTGCCACAGTCATCTTCAGATTTTATTTATGCAATTGTAGTAGAAGAATATGGTTTAGTTGGTGGTGTTGCAATATTAGTTCTGTACTTGTTATTGTTGTTCCGATTTGTAATCGCATCGCATAAAGCGAATACCTTGTTTGGAAAATTAGTCGTCGTCGGTCTCGGATTTCCGATGATATTTCAAGCGATGATAAATATGGCGGTTGCGGTGGAGTTGTTGCCAGTAACAGGGCAGACGCTTCCGCTGATAAGTTCTGGAGGTAGTTCTATCTGGATGACATGTTTCTCTCTCGGAATCATTATTAGTGTAACTAAAAAAGAAGAAGAAATCGCCGAAGAGCAAGAAGAAAAAGCAAGAAGAAAAGAAGCGCTTCAAAGATTAATAGATAAAGAATTGGCTGAAGAAGATTTGGCTAGCAATGAAAAAGAAGAGATTTACGAAGAAGAAGCTTTGTATTCTATCGAAGATAATTCAAGAAATCCGATGAATGCAGTTTTGAACAAATAATAAGGATTGAATAGTTATGACAAAGTATAAATTCATACTTAGCGGAGGAGGAACAGGAGGGCATATCTATCCTGCAATTGCGATTGCAAATGAATTAAAATTACAATTTCCCGATGCGGAATTTCTTTTTGTAGGTGCCAAAGATAAAATGGAAATGCAGAAAGTGCCTCAGGCAGGTTACGAAATAAAAGGTCTTTGGATTGCTGGATTGCAGCGAAAACTGACATTACAAAATTTGATGTTTCCGCTTAAATTGGCGAGCAGTTTATTGGAATCAAAAAGAATAATTAGAAAGTTCAAGCCAGATGTAGTAATCGGAACGGGTGGTTTTGCCAGCGGACCATTATTGCAAGCGGCAGGTTCGGCAGGAATTCCAACAGTGGTTCAAGAGCAGAATTCTTATCCAGGTATAACAAATAAATTGTTGAGCAAAAAGGCAAATGCAATTTGTGTGGCGTATCAAAATTTAGAGCGTTTTTTCCCGAAAGAAAAAATCGTTTTAACAGGGAATCCAGTTCGTCAAGATTTGATTGATATCGAAAGTAAACGAGAGGAAGCAATTGCTTTTTATGGTTTAGACCAAAATAAGAAAACATTGTTGGTTCTTGGAGGAAGTTTAGGAGCAAGAAGAATCAATCAGTTAATCGAAAAAGAATTGCAAAATTTTCTTTCGCAAGAGGTGCAGGTAATCTGGCAATGCGGGAAATTATATTTTGAAGAATATAAAAAGTACAATCAGCCAAATGTAAAAGTGGTTGATTTTATTGAAAGAATGGATTTTGTTTACGCAGCATCAGATGTCATAATTTCACGTGCAGGTGCTTCATCAGTGTCAGAATTATGCATTGTTGGAAAACCAGTGATTTTTATTCCGTCACCTAATGTAGCTGAGGATCACCAAACTAAAAATGCGCAGGCAATTGTAGATGAAAAAGGTGCGATTTTGTTGAAAGAATCTGAGCTTGACAGTCAGTTTAGCATTGTTTTTGAAGCGCTGCTGAAAGATCACGGAAAACAGAAACAATTAAGTGATAACATTAAAAAATTAGCTATGCCAAAAGCAACTCAGGCTATTGTTGCTGAGATTGTGAAATTGATAAATAAGTAATTAAATGAATTATATTCTAATTATTTTTTTTCTGCTTATTGTTTTAATCGGTGTAGCGTATTATTATGATTTTAAAAAGAATAAAAAATATTTCAAAAAATCTATAAGAGACATTCTGTCTTTGATAGCAATTGTTTTGGGAGTTTGTATTCTTTCAGAATTAGGGAATAAAGTTTTAGAATATTTTTATAAATAAAGAAAATGAATTTAAATCAAATACAAAACGTTTATTTTATTGGTATCGGAGGAATCGGAATGAGTGCTCTGGCTCGTTATTTCAAGTTTATTGGAAAACAAGTTTCAGGTTACGACAAAACACCTTCTATGCTGACTAGTGAATTGATTGAAAGTGGTATTGATATTCATTTTGAAGATAATATAAATTTAATTCCAACGGATTATTATGTAGAGAATACACTGGTAATCTACACACCAGCGGTTCCAAAAACTCATTCAGAATGGAATTATTTTATTGAAAGAAATTTTGAGGTTAAAAAACGTGCCGAAGTTCTCGGAATTATAAGTAGAGATACTTTCTGTTTTGCAGTTGCCGGAACACACGGAAAAACTACAACGTCAAGTATTTTGGGGCATATTTTGTTTCAAAGCGGTGCTGATGTAACAGCTTTCATTGGTGGAATTGTTGAGAATTATAATTCTAATTTAATCGGAAGCGGAAAAACCGTAACGGTTGTTGAAGCAGACGAATTTGACAGATCGTTTTTGCATTTGCGTCCAGATATCGCTTGTGTGACTTCTATGGATGCAGATCATTTGGATATCTATGGAACTAGCGATGCTATTCAAGCTTCGTTTAGAGAGTTTGCTTCAAAAGTAGAAGATAAAAACAATCTTTTTATAACCAAAGAATTGCCTTTAGACGGTGTTCAATGTGCTATAAATGAAGATGCTGTATATAAGGCTTATAACGTTCGTATTGAAGATGGAGCTTATGTTTTTGATGTGCAAACGCCGTCAGAAATCATGAAGGACTTACGTTTTGGACTGCCTGGAAAACACAATTTAATGAATGGATTGATGGCTATTGCGATGGCTAAAACTTTCGGCACCCCGACCGATTCTATTGCAAAAGCCATTGCTTCATTCAACGGAATCAGAAGACGTTTTTCATATCAAATTAAGAGCGAAAATTTAGTATATATTGATGATTATGCGCACCATCCAACAGAAATAAATGCTGTTCATCAAGCAGTTAGAGAATTATATCCAGGACGTAAAGTTTTAGCGATTTTCCAACCGCACCTGTTCAGCAGAACAAGAGATTTCGTTGACGGATTTGCGGAAAGCTTATCGCAGTTTGATGAAGTGTTTTTGATGGATATTTACCCTGCAAGAGAGCTTCCTATGGAAGGAGTGACTTCTGAGTGGCTTTTGGGTAAAATGACAAATTCGAACAAAAAAATTGTTGCAAAAGAAGATTTATTAGGTGAAATCAAAGCCAGCGATGCACCTATTATTGTAACAATTGGAGCTGGTGATCTGGGAGAGATGGTTCCGTCAATTAAAAAGGTTTTAAATGAAAATATTTAATTGGGCAAATATAAGATTAGTACTTATTTTCGGACTGGTTTTGTTTCTATATTCCTTCGCGCAACATCGAAATGGAGATCGGAAATTAAAAAAATCGATGGTTGTTTTTGTAGGAGAAAATACGCTTTTTGTGAAGCCAGAAACGGTTAATAAATTGTTGA from Flavobacterium sp. KACC 22763 includes these protein-coding regions:
- a CDS encoding four helix bundle protein, with product MIIELAEKMPNTNVIRSITNQIVRSGTSVGANYRAVCRARSDREFVAKMNIVLEEADETLFWLEIIKEKMWIAKSEFEAIWKEGNELTAIFVSSLKTVNNRINNKN
- a CDS encoding UDP-N-acetylmuramoyl-L-alanyl-D-glutamate--2,6-diaminopimelate ligase, which codes for MKVLKDILYKVAIESVKGSTDIAISKIEFDSRKVETNDVFVAIRGSLSDGHDYIEKAIQLGAKAIICDTLPVNTANEVTYIQVKDTNTALAFMAANYFGDPSSKLKLVGVTGTNGKTTIASLLFQLFQKAGFKVGLLSTVKIVVDKTEYPATHTTPDSLTINHYLNEMVGAGVTHCFMEVSSHGIHQKRTEALHFVGGIFTNLSHDHLDYHPTFAEYRDVKKSFFDSLPKSAFVLSNIDDKNGSVMLQNTVAKKLTYALKSYADYRAQILESQLSGLLLKINDNEVWVKLIGTFNAYNVLAIYGTAVELGIDSLEALRLLSDLESVSGRFQYIVSDDGITAVVDYAHTPDALENVLKTINDIRTKNEQLITVVGCGGNRDKTKRPIMAKIASDMSDKAVLTSDNPRNEDPEVILDEMEQGVEPHNYKKMLRITDRKQAIKTACQLAQPKDIILIAGKGHETYQEINGVRHHFDDMETVKEILEQLNK
- the murC gene encoding UDP-N-acetylmuramate--L-alanine ligase, with protein sequence MNLNQIQNVYFIGIGGIGMSALARYFKFIGKQVSGYDKTPSMLTSELIESGIDIHFEDNINLIPTDYYVENTLVIYTPAVPKTHSEWNYFIERNFEVKKRAEVLGIISRDTFCFAVAGTHGKTTTSSILGHILFQSGADVTAFIGGIVENYNSNLIGSGKTVTVVEADEFDRSFLHLRPDIACVTSMDADHLDIYGTSDAIQASFREFASKVEDKNNLFITKELPLDGVQCAINEDAVYKAYNVRIEDGAYVFDVQTPSEIMKDLRFGLPGKHNLMNGLMAIAMAKTFGTPTDSIAKAIASFNGIRRRFSYQIKSENLVYIDDYAHHPTEINAVHQAVRELYPGRKVLAIFQPHLFSRTRDFVDGFAESLSQFDEVFLMDIYPARELPMEGVTSEWLLGKMTNSNKKIVAKEDLLGEIKASDAPIIVTIGAGDLGEMVPSIKKVLNENI
- a CDS encoding penicillin-binding protein, which produces MAVEDKHISYRIYLVAVFIFLMAIAIVVKLTNIQWVEGDYYRKLAKQRTVRNFVIPANKGNIYSADGSLLATSIPNYEIRFDAKTPKKETFEKYVKPLSDSLATVLDKSSSYFQKELRKARENKNRYYLIARNLSYTEYVKIKGFPLFNLGAFKGGIIVEQETVRKHPIGKIAERTIGYDRIDPATGVEVGKGIEWAFKSYLNGKDGKILKQKIAKGQWKPIRDVNEVDPIDGYDVISTIDVFIQDIAHHALLKQLEDYEADHGCVVVMETETGYIKAISNLGRAEDGSYYETTNYAVAESHEPGSTFKLVDLMAILEDKVADTSTVYDSHGGEIRYYGRAVRDSHKGGYGKVTLARGFELSSNTVMVQAVYDNYKSNPRKFVNHINDLGLNKPLGLHFKGEGRPYVPQPGDKHWSGTTLPWMAFGYNVSVTPMQTLTLYNAVANNGVMVKPQFVSEIKEWNKTIKKFDTEVMNPKVCSPETLKKVKAVLANVVKKGTGSKLYSKDFSMAGKTGTAMVNYGNAGREGMYYASSFAGYFPADHPKYSCIVVVHKPNTSRNNYYGADVAGPVFKRIAQKIFTDAPSTNKIKKLDSRIPKQDASYDKYTAEANKKLNQIPNLKGMPGMDAIALLENLGLKVKVNGMGKVKNQSIQAGTSISKNTTIVLELS
- the murG gene encoding undecaprenyldiphospho-muramoylpentapeptide beta-N-acetylglucosaminyltransferase; the protein is MTKYKFILSGGGTGGHIYPAIAIANELKLQFPDAEFLFVGAKDKMEMQKVPQAGYEIKGLWIAGLQRKLTLQNLMFPLKLASSLLESKRIIRKFKPDVVIGTGGFASGPLLQAAGSAGIPTVVQEQNSYPGITNKLLSKKANAICVAYQNLERFFPKEKIVLTGNPVRQDLIDIESKREEAIAFYGLDQNKKTLLVLGGSLGARRINQLIEKELQNFLSQEVQVIWQCGKLYFEEYKKYNQPNVKVVDFIERMDFVYAASDVIISRAGASSVSELCIVGKPVIFIPSPNVAEDHQTKNAQAIVDEKGAILLKESELDSQFSIVFEALLKDHGKQKQLSDNIKKLAMPKATQAIVAEIVKLINK
- the mraY gene encoding phospho-N-acetylmuramoyl-pentapeptide-transferase, with protein sequence MLYYLFEYFDKTLDIPGTGVFQYITFRSALAFMLSLLLSTIYGKRVINFLRRQQVGETVRELGLAGQNEKAGTPTMGGLIIILATLIPVLLFARLHNIYIVLLIVTTLWMGSIGFVDDYIKIFKKDKQGLKGIFKVIGQVGLGIIVGAVLYFNPAVTVRTDTGRADIFKTAANSTVVVPAGVEEKSTATTIPFVKNNEFDYAEVLSFMGDGYEKWAWLVFIPVVIFIITAVSNGANLTDGIDGLAAGTSAISVLALGIFTFVSGNIIFSNYLNIMYIPNSGEMTVFISAFVGALIGFLWYNSYPASVFMGDTGSLTIGGIIAVLAIAVRKEILIVLFCGIFLAESASVIIQVTYFKYTKKRFGEGRRIFLMSPLHHHYQKKGYHESKIVTRFWIVAVMLAILSIITLKLR
- a CDS encoding FtsW/RodA/SpoVE family cell cycle protein, with the translated sequence MKELVNKLKGDRVIWSFVALLALFSFMPVFSASSNLAYIGHGTGNTLGYLVKHLAHVCIGFLIIYWVHKVPYHYFRAISKIALPVVWLLLLYTLLKGTVIAGANASRWIQVPFIGITFQTSTLAASVLFIYVARYLSKTKEENEPFQTSFIQLWVPVFITLALILPANFSTTALIFSMVMMLTFIGKYPLKYIAFIIGSGVAMLAFFLLVAKAFPDSRFFSRVSTWESRIMNFTTDKPDEDDYQIEKAKIAIASGRLGGLGPGKSVQKNFLPQSSSDFIYAIVVEEYGLVGGVAILVLYLLLLFRFVIASHKANTLFGKLVVVGLGFPMIFQAMINMAVAVELLPVTGQTLPLISSGGSSIWMTCFSLGIIISVTKKEEEIAEEQEEKARRKEALQRLIDKELAEEDLASNEKEEIYEEEALYSIEDNSRNPMNAVLNK
- a CDS encoding FtsL-like putative cell division protein translates to MKSGVFSILKARFLIHEDAVKNWRFIVFIILLAILMIANTQRYEQKVFEIAKLNNEVKELRSEFVDRRSELMKLKMESTISDKMLEKQIFPSTVPPVKIEVTKEEEKSFFKRIWQ
- the murD gene encoding UDP-N-acetylmuramoyl-L-alanine--D-glutamate ligase; this translates as MRLVVLGGGESGVGTAILGKKQGYEVFVSDFGKIKESYKEVLIINKIAWEEEQHTEDLILNADVVMKSPGIPDKSPIVKKLIAAGVKVISEIEFAFPYTEAMTIGITGSNGKTTTTMLTHHLLKYAGLNVGLGGNIGKSFAWQVAENKFDAYVLELSSFQLDGIIDYRPDIAIITNISPDHLDRYEYKYENYINSKFRITMNQTENDYLIYDADDEASTEWLKKNKTKAKLIPFSLTKKFDEGASINNNKMEIKINQEEFTMDTEHIALEGKHNMKNAMAASSVAKLMQIRNATIRESLSNFQGVEHRLEKVLKIQNVQYINDSKATNVNATFFALDSMNAPTVWIVGGVDKGNDYNELMSLVREKVKAIICLGIDNRKIIDAFGNVVDIMVEVNNMNDAVKTAQRLTEKGDVVLLSPACASFDLFENYEDRGKQFKQAVHNL